The Tenacibaculum jejuense genome includes a window with the following:
- a CDS encoding SMP-30/gluconolactonase/LRE family protein — translation MRNIIIGLLAFCVVACKQEDKKTAEVAVLEYQINADLGEGAIWNHVSKELYWIDIEGKKLHVYHPGTKKNKTITLPCRIGTVVPSEEENKAIVALEDGVYIVDTLTEELMLLSDVESDITENRFNDGKCDPNGNLWVGSMHLAQNKPNANLYKINEKGESDKMLDGITISNGIVWSKDKSTMYYIDTPKGTIRAFDYDKKTSEISNERVVVTVDPKDGFPDGMAIDDQDMLWVGMWNGNAVAKYNPKTGNLEKKIQVPAHNVTSCAFGGDNFDELYITTASVDMTDEEKKQFPLAGSVFKIKLKEKGVKSNFFKKPSIQIAELK, via the coding sequence ATGAGAAATATTATAATTGGACTTTTAGCTTTTTGTGTGGTAGCTTGTAAACAAGAAGATAAAAAAACTGCCGAGGTTGCAGTTTTAGAATATCAAATTAATGCAGATTTAGGAGAAGGAGCAATATGGAATCATGTTTCTAAGGAATTATATTGGATAGATATTGAGGGAAAAAAACTTCATGTATATCATCCAGGAACGAAGAAGAATAAAACAATAACATTGCCTTGTAGAATTGGTACTGTTGTGCCTAGTGAAGAAGAAAATAAAGCCATAGTAGCTTTAGAAGATGGTGTTTATATAGTTGATACATTAACAGAAGAATTAATGTTATTGTCTGATGTTGAATCAGATATTACAGAGAATCGTTTTAACGATGGAAAATGTGATCCGAATGGAAATCTTTGGGTAGGTTCAATGCATTTAGCACAAAATAAACCAAATGCGAACTTGTATAAAATTAATGAAAAAGGAGAGAGTGATAAAATGCTAGATGGAATTACAATTTCTAATGGAATTGTTTGGTCAAAAGATAAATCTACTATGTACTACATCGACACACCTAAAGGAACAATTCGTGCTTTCGATTATGATAAAAAAACAAGTGAAATTTCTAATGAAAGAGTTGTGGTAACTGTCGATCCAAAAGATGGTTTTCCTGATGGGATGGCTATCGACGATCAAGATATGTTATGGGTTGGTATGTGGAATGGAAATGCTGTGGCAAAATACAATCCAAAAACAGGAAATTTAGAGAAGAAAATTCAAGTACCAGCACACAATGTAACATCATGTGCTTTTGGTGGTGATAATTTTGACGAATTATACATAACTACAGCTTCTGTAGATATGACAGATGAAGAGAAAAAACAATTTCCTTTAGCAGGTTCGGTATTCAAAATTAAACTAAAAGAAAAAGGAGTTAAAAGCAACTTTTTTAAGAAACCAAGTATTCAAATTGCTGAATTAAAATAA
- a CDS encoding VCBS repeat-containing protein, whose translation MFSKIASKNTNINFSNDLKETEKLNYFTYTSIYMGGGISIGDINNDGLLDVFFTGNQVSNKLYLNKGDLKFEDITDTSGISGDNRWYTGTTMIDINNDGYMDIYCSVSGIDGDTKNQLFVNNKDNTFTEKAEEYGLADAGNSVQATFFDYDNDGDLDAYIANYPRAHPSTSNMVYKHRMENIKPEESDRLYRNDDGKFTDISKESGVQNYSFSLGITASDINNDGWTDLYVSNDYSVPDFLYINNQDGTFKEVIKEATSQTAFYGMGIDIADINNDGFMDVFQADMDSDDNRRQKANMSSMNPRLFYETVLYGFHYQYMHNCLQLNSGYIENGIPKFSNVSRLTGTSSTDWSWAPLFADFDNDGYKDLYITNGTRREVNNKDFFNSIGDEKYDNLTLLDKTKKIPSEKIDNFMFQNHNGLEFSKVNQEWGIEHKGFSNGVAYGDLDNDGDLDLVVNNIDEVATIFKNNASEKNNFLKVKLKGGHQNPFGINARVHVFTKNQKQVQELTLTRGFQSSVAPELLFGLGNISKIDSAKVIWDTKNIEVVKNIKSNQTLFFSKEKAVVKVKSSKENTDLSFTTNQKLSKEIKHFENEHDDFQTQVLLPHKMSTLGPAVGVADVNNDGLEDIYIGGSYGKSAKLFIQNKDGFQEDKTTIFKKDELSEDTGTLFFDADNDGDQDLYVVSGGYEFSSDSKRFIDRLYINDGNGKFSKSKSIPELKISGSKAYKIDFNKDGKQDVLVLGRQLAGKYPMPTSSFILENTSTNTSVQFNNVTENIAASFQDLGMATSALVVDFDNDSWDDIIIVGEWMPIKVFKNNKGKFTDVSEKLGLSKDTTGWWWSIASGDFDNDGDLDFVLGNNGLNYKYKATEDETFDIYMKDFDKNRKSDIVLSYYNKGKQYPVRGRQCSSEQVPGIKKKFKNYDEFSRATLIDVYGKKNLENSLHYQVKSFASIYLENKNGKFEIKKLPVEAQLSSINQILVDDYNDDGNKDILIAGNLHNSEVETPRNDAGYGLLLHGDGKGDFNPVPVTESGFFTNGDVKDLQRIKIASKKYIMSIKNNDYVQFIEQRK comes from the coding sequence ATGTTTTCTAAGATAGCGTCTAAGAATACAAATATTAATTTTAGTAATGATTTAAAGGAAACAGAAAAATTAAATTATTTCACTTATACCTCTATTTATATGGGAGGGGGAATTTCTATTGGGGATATTAATAATGATGGGTTGTTAGATGTTTTTTTTACAGGAAATCAAGTTTCTAATAAATTATACTTAAATAAAGGTGATTTAAAATTCGAAGATATTACAGATACTTCAGGAATTTCTGGAGATAATAGATGGTATACAGGAACTACAATGATCGATATCAATAACGATGGTTATATGGATATTTATTGTTCCGTTTCAGGTATCGATGGTGATACAAAAAATCAATTATTTGTCAATAATAAAGACAATACATTCACAGAAAAAGCTGAAGAATATGGTTTAGCTGATGCAGGGAATTCTGTACAAGCTACTTTTTTCGATTATGATAATGATGGAGATTTAGATGCGTACATAGCTAACTATCCAAGAGCACATCCTTCAACTTCAAATATGGTGTACAAACATCGTATGGAAAATATTAAACCTGAAGAATCAGATAGGTTGTATAGAAATGATGATGGAAAATTCACTGATATTTCTAAAGAAAGCGGAGTTCAGAACTATAGTTTTTCATTAGGAATTACAGCTTCAGATATCAATAATGATGGATGGACAGATTTATATGTTTCTAATGATTATAGTGTGCCAGATTTCTTATACATCAACAATCAAGATGGAACTTTTAAAGAAGTGATCAAAGAAGCTACTTCACAAACAGCTTTTTATGGTATGGGAATCGATATTGCAGATATCAATAACGATGGTTTTATGGATGTTTTTCAGGCAGATATGGATTCTGATGATAATCGTCGTCAAAAAGCCAACATGTCTAGTATGAATCCAAGGTTATTTTATGAAACAGTTTTATACGGTTTTCATTATCAGTATATGCACAATTGCTTACAGTTAAATTCTGGATATATTGAAAATGGAATCCCAAAATTTTCTAATGTTTCGCGTTTAACCGGAACTTCTTCTACAGACTGGAGTTGGGCTCCATTATTTGCTGATTTTGATAACGATGGTTATAAAGATTTATATATCACAAATGGAACAAGAAGAGAAGTAAATAATAAAGATTTCTTTAATAGTATTGGAGATGAAAAATACGATAATCTTACCTTATTAGATAAAACAAAAAAAATACCAAGTGAGAAGATTGATAATTTTATGTTTCAAAATCATAACGGATTAGAATTTTCAAAAGTCAATCAAGAATGGGGAATTGAACATAAAGGTTTTTCAAATGGTGTAGCTTATGGAGATTTAGATAATGATGGAGATTTAGATTTAGTTGTGAATAATATCGATGAGGTTGCCACGATTTTTAAGAATAATGCTTCTGAAAAAAATAACTTCTTAAAAGTGAAACTTAAAGGAGGTCATCAAAATCCTTTCGGAATAAATGCGAGAGTCCACGTTTTTACTAAAAATCAAAAACAAGTTCAAGAGTTAACATTAACTAGAGGTTTTCAATCTTCAGTTGCTCCAGAATTATTATTCGGGTTAGGAAATATTTCAAAAATAGATAGTGCAAAAGTTATTTGGGACACAAAAAATATTGAGGTTGTAAAAAATATAAAATCCAACCAAACATTATTTTTTAGTAAAGAAAAAGCAGTAGTAAAAGTTAAATCAAGTAAAGAAAATACAGATTTATCATTTACTACCAATCAAAAATTATCTAAAGAAATCAAACATTTTGAGAACGAACACGACGATTTTCAAACTCAAGTTTTGTTACCGCATAAAATGTCGACTTTAGGCCCAGCTGTTGGGGTTGCAGATGTAAATAACGATGGTTTAGAAGATATTTACATTGGAGGTTCTTACGGAAAATCAGCAAAATTATTTATTCAAAATAAAGATGGTTTTCAAGAAGATAAAACCACAATTTTCAAAAAAGATGAATTATCAGAAGACACAGGAACTTTATTCTTTGATGCTGATAATGATGGAGATCAAGATTTATATGTAGTTAGTGGAGGTTACGAATTTTCTTCAGATTCTAAGAGGTTTATAGATAGGTTATATATAAATGATGGAAATGGAAAATTCTCGAAATCGAAATCAATTCCAGAATTAAAAATTAGTGGTTCTAAAGCGTATAAAATTGATTTTAATAAAGATGGAAAACAAGATGTTTTAGTTTTAGGAAGACAATTAGCAGGGAAATATCCAATGCCAACATCTTCTTTTATTCTCGAGAATACATCTACAAATACTTCAGTTCAATTTAATAATGTTACAGAGAATATCGCAGCTAGTTTTCAAGATTTAGGAATGGCAACTAGTGCTTTAGTTGTAGATTTTGATAATGATAGTTGGGACGATATTATCATTGTTGGCGAATGGATGCCAATAAAAGTGTTTAAAAATAATAAAGGAAAGTTTACAGATGTTTCCGAAAAATTAGGTTTATCAAAAGATACTACAGGTTGGTGGTGGAGTATTGCTTCTGGTGATTTCGATAATGATGGAGATTTAGATTTTGTATTAGGAAACAACGGATTAAACTATAAATATAAAGCTACTGAAGATGAAACTTTTGATATCTACATGAAAGATTTTGATAAAAATAGAAAGTCAGATATCGTATTAAGTTATTACAATAAAGGAAAGCAATATCCTGTAAGAGGAAGACAATGTTCTTCTGAACAAGTTCCTGGGATAAAAAAGAAATTTAAAAATTATGATGAGTTTTCTAGAGCAACTTTAATTGATGTTTATGGGAAAAAGAATTTAGAAAACTCGTTGCATTACCAAGTAAAATCATTTGCCAGTATTTATTTAGAAAATAAGAATGGAAAATTCGAGATAAAAAAACTTCCTGTAGAAGCACAGTTGTCGAGTATTAATCAAATTCTTGTAGATGATTATAATGATGATGGTAATAAAGACATTTTAATCGCAGGGAATTTACATAATTCAGAAGTAGAAACACCTAGAAACGATGCAGGTTACGGATTACTATTGCATGGTGATGGGAAAGGTGATTTTAATCCTGTTCCAGTTACAGAAAGTGGTTTCTTTACAAATGGTGATGTGAAAGATTTACAGCGAATTAAAATAGCAAGTAAAAAATATATAATGTCTATAAAAAATAACGATTACGTACAGTTTATAGAGCAAAGAAAATAA
- a CDS encoding RagB/SusD family nutrient uptake outer membrane protein, with amino-acid sequence MKKIIFGLAFICLGIIACSEDFTTNPPENVQDLDTFFLEEGNVEQAVIGIYDLMQFNYARDWHSAFLVKLLPGDDANAAGGNSSDQQQLQDIDDYANVSTSNSSIQSIWDLYYRTIALSNLVIESLEGTTVSNKDRAAAEAKFFRAWCYFELTTMFGDIPLRLKLPTSASDFAIGKSTQAEIYTQIKADLNDAIDFLPSKSGISDAFRVSKGAAQALMGKVLVFEGNYNQAIPFFESVINDPAHDLEATPADVWSVDNEFGKESLLELGYISTTGRDWGNIAWGGRNESNLHIQLMGPRGDGIFNVNSIGLLNGWGFNLPTNKLAMAFDASGDVVRKRATLMTEAELAAAGGGVNAAVAPGGTIWDYEGAIRLKYATRSEDTSDGGVRELNYTTNFRLFRYAEVLLLAAEAYNQAGNDPAARAELNKVRQRAGLADIDPATAGSNLFDAIVNEKFLELAHEGQRFWDLVRWGRAATELAGTGYTSKNNLFPIPQTEIDKNTELTDADQNPGY; translated from the coding sequence ATGAAAAAAATAATTTTTGGATTAGCATTTATTTGCTTAGGAATTATTGCATGTAGCGAGGATTTTACGACTAATCCTCCAGAAAATGTTCAGGATCTTGATACCTTCTTTTTAGAAGAAGGTAATGTTGAGCAAGCTGTTATTGGAATTTATGATTTAATGCAGTTTAATTATGCTAGAGATTGGCATAGTGCATTTTTGGTGAAGTTATTACCAGGAGATGATGCAAATGCTGCTGGAGGAAACTCAAGTGATCAACAGCAATTACAAGATATCGATGATTATGCAAATGTATCTACATCAAATTCTTCAATACAGAGTATTTGGGATTTATATTATAGAACTATTGCCTTATCTAATTTAGTAATTGAAAGCTTGGAAGGTACTACTGTAAGTAATAAAGATAGAGCAGCAGCTGAAGCTAAGTTCTTTAGAGCTTGGTGTTATTTTGAGCTAACTACTATGTTTGGAGATATTCCATTACGTTTAAAGTTACCAACAAGTGCTTCTGATTTTGCAATAGGAAAGTCAACTCAAGCAGAAATCTATACTCAGATCAAAGCTGATTTAAATGATGCTATTGATTTCTTACCATCAAAATCTGGTATTTCAGATGCATTTAGAGTTTCAAAAGGAGCTGCTCAGGCGTTAATGGGTAAAGTTTTAGTGTTCGAAGGAAATTACAATCAAGCTATTCCATTTTTTGAATCAGTAATTAATGATCCAGCGCACGATTTAGAAGCTACTCCAGCTGACGTTTGGTCTGTTGATAATGAATTTGGAAAAGAATCATTGTTAGAGTTAGGATATATTTCAACTACAGGGAGAGACTGGGGAAATATTGCTTGGGGAGGTAGAAACGAAAGTAATCTACACATCCAGTTAATGGGACCTAGAGGAGATGGGATTTTTAATGTTAATTCTATCGGATTATTAAACGGTTGGGGATTCAATTTACCAACAAATAAATTAGCTATGGCATTTGATGCTAGTGGTGATGTTGTTAGGAAAAGAGCAACTTTAATGACTGAAGCGGAACTTGCTGCTGCTGGAGGTGGAGTGAACGCTGCCGTTGCACCAGGAGGGACAATTTGGGATTATGAAGGAGCTATTCGTTTAAAATATGCAACTAGATCTGAAGATACAAGTGATGGTGGAGTTCGTGAATTAAATTACACAACTAATTTCCGTTTATTCCGTTATGCAGAGGTTTTATTATTAGCTGCAGAAGCTTATAATCAAGCAGGAAATGACCCAGCAGCTAGAGCTGAGTTAAACAAAGTTAGACAAAGAGCTGGATTGGCAGATATAGACCCTGCAACAGCTGGAAGCAATTTATTTGATGCTATTGTGAATGAAAAATTCTTAGAATTAGCTCACGAAGGCCAACGTTTTTGGGACTTAGTAAGATGGGGTAGAGCAGCTACTGAATTAGCTGGTACTGGATACACATCTAAAAACAATTTGTTCCCGATTCCACAAACTGAAATTGATAAGAATACTGAGCTTACTGATGCAGATCAAAATCCAGGATATTAA
- a CDS encoding SusC/RagA family TonB-linked outer membrane protein: protein MKKNIFSFFLLTFMLISTFGLNAQNVNGVVSDNSGPLPGVNVIVKGTTRGAETDFNGKYTINDIKSNDVLIFSYVGYKTIEIAVNGRNTINVSLEEDSSTLEEVVVVGYGTKKKSLVTGAISSIDSKEIQSVSNQRVDQVLQGRASGVTVSASSGSPGAQTKIRIRGTGSSGNSSPLFIVDGMKVTTIDNIAPSDIANIEVLKDGASAAIYGTEGANGVVIVTTKKGRVGGPQFSFSSQLGMQYYFNKMELMNAEQFVTYLNEGGNATVVDNGINTDWIEETFDSAFMQRYDFSMSGATESTSYYFSVGHTDQDGIVGGDNSNFQRNSMRLNIKSDITEWLEAGANANAAFIKRRGIPENSDTRGVIQNMLIIDPLTPVTYEPGNVPASVTQRSADNGVPVLRDSNGNVYGYPTYSTGEVLNPVAFANDIQQNISSTSQFLSTLYLKAKIIEGLNFTTRYGVEQNLFLNKTTTNAYYVTSEASNTQYNLSEQKVRFSRWLWENFASYEKSFENHNFKLLAGFSAEQSRRPTFTTRRFSAPVDQFRGFNSNSSAFTFDPASPINRAFRDNLVSMYGRLSYDYDEKYLFEATVRSDKSDKFTDNNKSAVFPSFSAGWVVSKEDFWADDFLVNTLKVRASWGQNGNKNGLPVGTGITAITTEDNGATLSYLGNIGAQITTFGNPDLVWETSEQLGFGVDASAFENRLNVSADYYQKTTRDLIVGDGSLITPGSAGFPFAPFNAGTVVNKGFEIEIGYSDTTSGDFSYQINANLSTLDNEVTEIKFLPQGAGLIGAGAPQNDDGVTRFSEGFPAWYFYGFKTDGIDPATGQVIKVDTNEDGIINNADKTFIGSPHPDILFGGNIKLGYKSFDFNIQFQGTIGNEIFATYHQPSRQITNKPIQFFEGRWTGPGDTDARFPAPGTPVLDSYDTDLVVEDGSFMRIKQIQLGYTLPESFTNKLRMNRVRLYVSLDDFFTFTGYNGLDPEVGNFSFNDTGVDRGFYPTAARALFGFSVNF from the coding sequence ATGAAAAAAAATATCTTTTCGTTTTTCTTGCTAACATTTATGCTGATATCAACATTTGGCTTAAATGCACAAAATGTAAATGGAGTTGTATCCGACAACTCCGGCCCACTCCCTGGGGTTAATGTTATAGTCAAAGGTACTACTCGAGGGGCTGAGACAGATTTTAATGGAAAATATACCATAAATGATATTAAATCAAATGATGTTTTAATTTTCAGTTATGTAGGTTATAAAACGATTGAAATCGCAGTAAATGGTAGAAATACTATCAATGTAAGTCTGGAAGAAGATTCGAGTACATTAGAAGAGGTGGTGGTAGTAGGTTATGGTACTAAAAAGAAAAGCTTAGTTACCGGTGCTATTTCTAGTATAGATAGTAAAGAGATACAAAGTGTTTCGAATCAACGTGTAGATCAGGTTTTACAAGGACGTGCTTCTGGTGTAACAGTTTCTGCATCTTCTGGATCTCCTGGTGCACAAACTAAGATTCGAATTAGAGGTACGGGTTCAAGTGGTAATTCTAGTCCTTTATTTATTGTAGATGGAATGAAGGTAACTACAATTGATAATATAGCACCTTCAGATATTGCAAATATTGAAGTTTTAAAAGATGGTGCATCTGCAGCGATTTATGGTACAGAAGGAGCAAATGGAGTTGTGATTGTAACTACTAAAAAAGGACGTGTAGGTGGTCCTCAGTTTTCTTTTAGTTCACAGTTAGGTATGCAGTATTATTTTAACAAAATGGAGTTAATGAATGCTGAACAATTTGTGACATATTTAAATGAAGGAGGAAATGCTACAGTGGTAGACAACGGTATAAACACAGACTGGATCGAAGAAACTTTTGATTCAGCTTTTATGCAACGTTACGATTTTAGTATGTCTGGAGCAACTGAAAGTACGTCTTACTATTTTTCTGTTGGACACACAGATCAAGATGGTATCGTGGGAGGTGATAATTCAAACTTCCAAAGAAATTCGATGCGATTAAATATTAAATCAGATATAACAGAATGGTTAGAAGCAGGAGCGAATGCGAATGCAGCATTCATCAAAAGAAGAGGAATTCCAGAAAATAGTGATACAAGAGGTGTTATTCAGAACATGTTAATAATTGATCCTTTAACTCCAGTGACATATGAACCAGGTAATGTTCCAGCTAGTGTAACTCAAAGATCTGCAGATAATGGAGTACCAGTTTTAAGAGATAGTAACGGTAATGTTTACGGGTATCCTACATATTCAACTGGAGAGGTTTTAAATCCAGTAGCATTTGCCAATGATATCCAACAAAATATTAGTAGTACTAGTCAGTTTTTGTCAACATTATATTTAAAGGCAAAAATAATCGAAGGATTAAATTTTACAACAAGATATGGTGTAGAACAAAATTTATTCTTAAATAAAACTACGACCAATGCATATTACGTGACTTCAGAAGCGTCAAATACACAATACAATTTAAGTGAACAAAAGGTTCGTTTTAGTAGATGGTTATGGGAAAATTTCGCATCTTACGAAAAATCTTTTGAAAATCATAATTTTAAATTATTAGCAGGTTTTTCAGCAGAACAAAGTAGAAGACCAACTTTTACGACAAGACGTTTTTCTGCACCAGTAGATCAATTTAGAGGATTCAATTCTAACTCATCTGCTTTTACTTTTGATCCAGCATCACCAATAAATAGAGCTTTTAGAGATAATTTAGTCTCTATGTATGGACGTTTATCTTATGATTACGATGAAAAATATTTATTTGAAGCTACAGTAAGAAGCGATAAATCAGATAAATTTACTGATAATAACAAGTCAGCTGTTTTTCCTTCGTTTTCAGCAGGATGGGTAGTTTCTAAAGAAGATTTTTGGGCAGATGATTTCTTAGTTAACACTCTTAAAGTTAGAGCAAGTTGGGGGCAAAACGGTAATAAAAACGGATTGCCAGTCGGTACTGGAATTACAGCGATAACTACAGAAGATAATGGTGCTACATTAAGTTATTTAGGTAATATTGGAGCTCAAATCACAACTTTTGGAAATCCAGATTTAGTTTGGGAAACTTCAGAACAACTAGGGTTTGGTGTTGATGCAAGTGCATTTGAAAATAGATTAAATGTATCTGCTGATTACTATCAAAAAACAACAAGAGATCTTATTGTAGGTGACGGAAGTTTAATAACTCCAGGTTCAGCAGGATTTCCTTTTGCACCGTTTAATGCAGGAACAGTTGTAAATAAAGGTTTTGAAATAGAGATAGGATATTCTGATACTACTTCGGGTGATTTTAGTTATCAAATAAATGCTAACTTATCTACCTTAGATAATGAAGTTACAGAAATTAAATTTTTACCACAGGGAGCTGGTTTGATAGGAGCGGGAGCTCCACAGAATGATGATGGTGTTACTAGATTCTCTGAAGGATTTCCAGCATGGTATTTTTATGGATTTAAAACTGATGGTATAGATCCAGCAACCGGTCAAGTGATTAAGGTAGATACTAATGAAGATGGTATTATCAATAATGCAGATAAAACTTTTATTGGTTCACCTCACCCAGATATTTTATTTGGAGGTAATATCAAATTAGGTTACAAGTCATTTGATTTCAATATACAATTTCAAGGTACTATCGGAAATGAAATTTTTGCAACATATCACCAGCCTTCAAGACAGATTACCAATAAACCAATTCAATTTTTTGAAGGAAGATGGACTGGTCCAGGTGATACTGATGCTAGATTTCCAGCTCCAGGAACGCCTGTCTTAGATTCATATGATACAGATTTAGTTGTAGAAGATGGTTCTTTTATGAGAATTAAACAAATTCAATTAGGTTACACATTACCAGAAAGTTTTACAAACAAATTACGTATGAATAGAGTAAGATTATACGTATCTTTAGATGACTTTTTCACTTTTACTGGATATAACGGTTTAGATCCAGAGGTAGGTAACTTCAGTTTTAACGATACAGGTGTAGATAGAGGTTTTTATCCAACTGCCGCAAGAGCGCTTTTTGGATTTTCGGTTAACTTTTAA
- a CDS encoding helix-turn-helix domain-containing protein, producing the protein MNKNIHREITQLSPSDSFLVYYRIKDDFDFPIHFHPEYELNFIHKGSGVRRVIGDHIGEINDYELVLVGPNLPHCWELHNCKEKEIHEITIHIHNDLLDEKLLSRRVFKSVRDMLNRSIHGISFSEKTIKEIMPRLLELPKISGIDYFLEFISILHDLSISRNQKLLSTSFSNYNDFENSEKIKKVYEYIQNNFNRKISLDEISELVNMTPVSFNRFIKKRTGKTFVSYINNTRVSYASRLLLETDLSVGEIAYKCGFNNLANFNRMFKKIKNNTPSEFRSEFNGIQKVL; encoded by the coding sequence ATGAATAAAAATATACACAGAGAGATCACTCAATTATCTCCTTCAGACAGCTTTCTTGTTTACTATAGAATAAAAGACGATTTTGATTTCCCTATTCACTTTCATCCTGAGTATGAATTAAACTTTATTCACAAAGGATCTGGTGTTAGACGTGTCATTGGCGACCATATTGGTGAAATAAATGATTATGAACTTGTATTGGTAGGCCCCAACCTACCACATTGCTGGGAATTGCATAATTGTAAAGAGAAAGAAATTCATGAAATCACTATACATATACATAATGATTTACTAGACGAAAAACTATTATCTCGAAGAGTTTTTAAATCTGTTAGAGACATGTTAAATAGATCTATTCATGGAATTTCTTTCTCAGAAAAAACCATAAAAGAAATTATGCCTAGACTACTAGAACTCCCGAAAATATCTGGAATAGATTACTTTTTGGAATTTATTTCTATACTACATGACTTATCGATATCTAGAAACCAAAAATTACTATCCACTTCTTTCTCTAACTATAACGACTTTGAAAATAGTGAAAAAATTAAAAAAGTATACGAATACATTCAAAATAATTTTAACAGAAAAATATCACTAGATGAAATTTCTGAACTTGTAAATATGACACCTGTTTCTTTTAACCGATTTATTAAAAAACGAACCGGAAAAACCTTTGTATCTTACATCAATAACACTAGAGTAAGTTACGCTAGCAGACTATTGCTAGAAACTGATTTAAGTGTCGGTGAGATTGCTTACAAATGCGGATTTAACAACCTTGCTAACTTTAATAGAATGTTTAAAAAAATAAAAAATAATACACCTAGTGAATTTAGATCAGAATTTAACGGGATTCAAAAAGTATTGTAA